The following are from one region of the Salvelinus sp. IW2-2015 unplaced genomic scaffold, ASM291031v2 Un_scaffold2282, whole genome shotgun sequence genome:
- the LOC112073524 gene encoding LOW QUALITY PROTEIN: interleukin-10-like (The sequence of the model RefSeq protein was modified relative to this genomic sequence to represent the inferred CDS: deleted 2 bases in 2 codons) produces the protein MSPCSLLLSVLLAAALQCEHAQCRRVPCSDRCCSFIEGFPVRLKELRIAFSTIRDYYEANDELETSLLDEGILHHLKSPVGCHAMDSILKFYLDTVLPTAMNNRTRNNNDFKSPIDSIGNIFHELKKEIVQCRNYFSCKKPFDINEFSSSYKKMQDKGLYKAMGELDLLFNYIEEYLVSKRRKH, from the exons atgtctccctgctctctcctcctatccGTGCTGCTGGCTGCAGCYCTGCAGTGTGAGCATGCCCAGTGCAGACGTGTGCCGTGCTCCGACCGCTGCTGCTCCTTCATAGAGGGCTTCCCCGTCAGACTGAAGGAGCTCCGCATCGCCTTCTCCACCATCAGAGACTACTAC GAGGCTAATGACGAGCTGGAGACGTCCCTGCTGGACGAAGGGATTCTACACCACTTGAAG AGCCCGGTGGGATGTCACGCTATGGACAGCATCCTGAAGTTCTATCTCGACACC GTGTTGCCCACCGCTATGAACAACAGGACACGGAACAACAACGACTTTAAATCTCCCATCGACTCCATCGGAAACATCTTCCACGAGCTGAAGAAAGAGATCGTCCAATGC AGGAACTACTTCTCCTGTAAGAAACCGTTTGACATCAACGAGTTCTCA TCCTCGTATAAGAAG ATGCAGGATAAGGGCCTGTATAAGGCAATGGGAGAGCTGGACCTACTCTTCAACTACATCGAGGAGTACCTGGTCTCTAAGAGACGCAAacactga